Within the Microvirga ossetica genome, the region CCGTTGTAGAACGGATCTGCATGAGGCCGACCTCACCAACTCCTCCAACAGCACCAGGGTCATAAGCACTCTCGACCTGCACTACCGCATCCGCGACATCAGGAGGAAGCCCCACCTGCTCGGCTTCACGCCTGATTGTCTCAAGATGAGCTTTACGCCCAGGTGTATAGGCTTGAGGCATCCCGATGAGACCCTCAATAACGGGAGGCAGTGGGAAATCCGGGAAATCGGCTAAAGGCGCCTGTGCTAAAGCCGAAGCAGGAAGGAACAGAAGTCCAAACACGAGGCAGACACTGGCGTGGTGTGGATTGCACAATGAGAGCCCCCGCTGTCATTCAAGGTTATTTTGGAACTGAGTGTAGGAGAGTAACTCGCGAGGCTCAACGGCAGAACAGAGCAACATAGGTACTCAGAACAGCCAGTAATCTCCGCCGCAATGAATGCCTGGTCAGGCAATTTCCCAGCAACAGCCGCTTCATCAGCCGCGCCGCTGCCGCTCCGAGTCTGACTAATGAGCCGAGAGAGCATCAAGCGGAATGACCTGCACTGCCTGACCCGAGGCATCGACAATCTCCAGCTGCCATCCCTGCCACTCATCCGAGTTCAAGGGATCCTGGGCCCGAAGCTCTTCGACGGCTTCCATCGCGGAGACCACGGCGGCTTGGAGACTGGACGCCGTGATGCCCTCCTCGTCGCGGATCATGCTGTCGCCATCAGTGAGATTGAAGTAGTAACGCGCTGGCGCCGAAAGACCTGTAGCGGATCCAGCCGAAGATCCGGCTGGCGGATCAATTTCGACAGCGTCTTCAGCAGGTGCCTGCTTGCCATTCGTGAAAGTTACCATGGCTCGGACACCTTACTGGACTGCTGGAGAGGCGAGGTTTTCAAGATCCACCCAGCCGGTGCAGGTTGGGATCTCAGGGACAAGGTAAGCGCGGCTTCCATCGAGCTTCTCAACGCGACATGGGTAGGCTCTCTTGTCTCCCGGAGGGCGGTACAAAACCAGGCTCCCCTCAGAGACGACATCGCTGGAGACCGGCTCAAGGGCGGCCTGTGCGCTTGGTCGGGACTGCTCGCCCCTAATGCGAACGCGAGAGATACTCTGCTCAGCGGCCCGGACGCGATCGAGAGCCGCAATAG harbors:
- a CDS encoding DUF6894 family protein, producing the protein MVTFTNGKQAPAEDAVEIDPPAGSSAGSATGLSAPARYYFNLTDGDSMIRDEEGITASSLQAAVVSAMEAVEELRAQDPLNSDEWQGWQLEIVDASGQAVQVIPLDALSAH